Proteins found in one Micromonospora sp. WMMD1082 genomic segment:
- a CDS encoding stage II sporulation protein M — MIARSEVVVDLDAYVAEHGDGWRRLDQLCGRRRLDAAEVDELVALYQRATTQLSVLRSRSPDPALVSELSQVVLRARARLNGRPRPSWAAVRHFLMVGFPGAVWRAAPWWCAVATAFTVLTFTLMWFVADNPETAAAFIGDEEAAELVESGFAGYYTEFSAPTFAFHLWTHNAWLAAKCLAAGVLIVPVGYLLWQNVVNIGVVGGVMVSYGRADVFFGLITPHGLLELTGVFVAAGVGLRIGWAWIAPPEQLTRGQAVARAGRDGILVALGLVVLFAVSAVIEAFVTPAPLPTPLRIAIGATAWLAFLAYTTLPALRAPTRPPSPR, encoded by the coding sequence ATGATCGCGCGGTCGGAGGTGGTGGTGGATCTCGACGCGTACGTCGCGGAGCACGGCGATGGCTGGCGCCGCCTGGACCAGCTCTGTGGCCGGCGGCGGCTCGACGCCGCCGAGGTCGACGAGTTGGTCGCGCTCTACCAGCGGGCCACCACCCAGCTGTCGGTGCTGCGCAGCCGCTCGCCCGATCCGGCCCTGGTCAGCGAGTTGTCCCAGGTGGTGCTCCGGGCGCGGGCCCGGCTCAACGGCCGGCCCCGCCCGTCCTGGGCGGCCGTCCGGCACTTCCTGATGGTCGGTTTCCCCGGTGCCGTCTGGCGGGCGGCGCCGTGGTGGTGCGCGGTGGCGACGGCCTTCACCGTGCTCACCTTCACCCTGATGTGGTTCGTCGCGGACAATCCGGAGACGGCGGCGGCGTTCATCGGCGACGAGGAGGCCGCCGAGCTGGTCGAGTCCGGCTTCGCCGGCTACTACACGGAGTTCTCCGCCCCGACCTTCGCCTTCCACCTGTGGACGCACAACGCCTGGCTGGCCGCCAAGTGCCTGGCGGCGGGGGTGCTGATCGTGCCGGTCGGCTACCTGCTGTGGCAGAACGTGGTGAACATCGGCGTGGTGGGCGGGGTGATGGTCTCCTACGGCCGGGCGGATGTCTTCTTCGGGCTGATCACCCCGCACGGACTGCTGGAGCTGACCGGGGTGTTCGTGGCCGCCGGGGTGGGGCTGCGCATCGGATGGGCGTGGATCGCGCCACCGGAGCAGCTGACCCGGGGTCAGGCGGTGGCCCGCGCGGGCCGCGACGGCATCCTGGTCGCCCTCGGCCTGGTCGTCCTCTTCGCGGTCTCGGCGGTGATCGAGGCCTTTGTCACTCCCGCCCCCCTGCCGACGCCCCTGCGCATCGCCATCGGCGCCACCGCCTGGCTGGCCTTCCTCGCCTACACCACCCTCCCCGCCCTCCGAGCCCCCACCCGCCCACCCTCACCCCGTTGA